From the Cystobacter ferrugineus genome, the window ATCCTTCTGCTCCACCCCACCGGTGAAGAGCGAGCCCAGCACCGACGAGGCCCCCTCCAGCACCGAGTCCAACAATGACCGGCGCCGGGCAGCCGCGCGCCGCGTTTCGATGAACTGGTTGCGAACGATTCCACACAGCCAGCCAAACAAGGACCCCCTCTCCTGGTAGCTCTCCCGATGGACGTAGGCCCGGACCAGGGCGTCTTGCAGCAAGTCCTCCGCCTCCTGCTTGTCCCGGCACAGCGCCAGGCAGAACCGGTGAAGACGCGGCAGCAGCGGCTGGAGCTCCGCCTCGAAATGCCCCGCGCCCCCCGCGCCCTCCACCCCGCCGCTCATCGCCGCCCCGCCCAGGACGGACCCCGCCCCACGCTCCCCCACGTGCGGTGGTCTGCTGCACTCCACGTCGCGACACTGTCCATAAAGATGGAACGACTCACACGCGGGTTCCCGAAACACGTCAATTGGATTCCACTCTATTTCTCTTCCCCGGGCACGGGACTTGATTTACCCTCAAGCATTTCGGCCCCAAACGTAGAAGAACCGTGGGGGGAGAAAAAATCGCCGGGAACCCGGAGGTGAATCGTTCCGTCCCTGCCTTTCGTGAAGCACGCGCCGCGTCAAGAACGCCGCGAGCCCGTGCGCCTCAAGAGGATGGAACCCATGCAGCCTCAGCCTTCCGGTACTCCCCCCCAGGCCGCGCCCGAGAGCGCGTCGACCTGGAAGAGTGACATCGTCTCCGGCTTTCTCGTGTTCCTCATCGCGCTGCCGCTGTGCCTGGGCATCGCGATGGCCAGTGGTTTCCCGCCGGTGGCGGGCATCCTGACGGCGGTGGTGGGCGGAGTGGTGTCCTCGTGGCTGGGCAGCGCGCGGCTCACCATCAAGGGGCCCGCCGCGGGGCTCATCGTCATCGCGCTCGGCGCGGTGACGGAGCTGGGTGGAGGCGACGGAGTGGTGGGCTACCGCCGGGCGCTGGCCACCATCGTGGTGGCCGCGGCGGTGCAGATCGTCTTCGCGCTCCTGCGCGCCGGGACGCTGGGGGACTTCTTCCCCTCGTCGGTGGTGCACGGAATGCTCGCGGCCATCGGCATCATCATCTGCTCCAAGCAGGCCCACGTCCTCCTGGGCGTGGCGCCCGAGGCCAAGGAGCCGCTGCACCTGCTGGCGGAGATTCCCCGGAGCGTGACGAAGCTCAACCCGGAGATCGCCTTCATCGGAGTGATGAGCCTCATCATCCTCTTTGGCCACGCGGCGTTGGCCAGGCGCGTGGCGGCGCTGCGGCGTGTCCCCGCGCCCCTGCTGGCGCTGCTGTTCGCGGT encodes:
- a CDS encoding RNA polymerase sigma factor; the encoded protein is MGERGAGSVLGGAAMSGGVEGAGGAGHFEAELQPLLPRLHRFCLALCRDKQEAEDLLQDALVRAYVHRESYQERGSLFGWLCGIVRNQFIETRRAAARRRSLLDSVLEGASSVLGSLFTGGVEQKDPEARVCGSEEAELMLRCLHALPEKFRLVVLLCDVEELGYEEVSAALGIPVGTVKSRHFRGRAQLGAAFKARLAQPPAAVNAGGRS